A single genomic interval of Candidatus Effluviviaceae Genus V sp. harbors:
- a CDS encoding NTP transferase domain-containing protein, which translates to MASAVVLAAGESKRLGMKKEVLPIDGVPMIRQIVGRLLDSKKIDEVVVVLGAEADEVGTSLAGVLDERLELVGNARYTEGVGSSIGQGVSACSWEASPILIVPGDTPFFTTDDVDALVDAHSQGARIAVPVLDGRRGHPQLFDGSYREELESLSGDSGARDIVEKEGEAVVEVERDDEGFLIDVDTMDDYQAVKAGL; encoded by the coding sequence ATGGCATCAGCAGTCGTACTCGCAGCCGGTGAGTCGAAACGCCTTGGGATGAAGAAGGAGGTCCTCCCGATCGACGGAGTGCCGATGATCAGACAGATCGTCGGCCGCCTTCTGGATTCGAAAAAGATCGACGAGGTGGTCGTCGTCCTGGGTGCGGAGGCGGACGAGGTGGGCACCTCGTTGGCCGGAGTGCTCGACGAGCGACTCGAGCTGGTCGGCAACGCCCGCTACACAGAGGGTGTCGGATCGTCCATCGGACAGGGCGTCAGCGCCTGCTCGTGGGAGGCTTCTCCCATACTCATCGTGCCCGGCGACACGCCCTTCTTCACGACGGACGATGTCGACGCTCTGGTCGACGCTCACTCGCAGGGGGCGCGCATCGCGGTCCCCGTGCTCGACGGCCGGCGAGGACACCCGCAGCTGTTCGACGGGTCCTACCGCGAGGAGCTGGAGAGCCTGAGCGGCGACTCCGGCGCCCGCGACATCGTCGAGAAAGAGGGCGAGGCGGTCGTGGAGGTCGAGCGGGACGACGAAGGCTTCCTGATCGACGTCGACACGATGGACGACTATCAGGCTGTGAAGGCAGGGCTCTAG